The Pectinophora gossypiella chromosome 10, ilPecGoss1.1, whole genome shotgun sequence genome contains a region encoding:
- the LOC126370085 gene encoding mannose-6-phosphate isomerase → MELKCKVQNYDWGKLGRESTVAKLVSQAHPEESIDDSKPYAELWMGTHPNGPSLIIERGILLSEYIKANLDAIGPEVRKQFGVAVPFLLKILSVRKALSIQAHPKKEHAEELHKNFPDIYKDPNHKPELAIALTPFEALCGFRPLSEIKTFLSKLPELTSILSKESVDVLQACEGQGDNDKVLRDVFHSLMTSDKTAIANSLQSLLTRLENEDTSTQTSLLLPLLRRLHTDYPGDVGCWAPYFMNYLQLRPGHAVFLKPNLPHAYISGDCVECMACSDNVVRAGLTPKLIDVATLVSMLDYSSYAPDQLLFTPQLEDANSCIWRPPVKDFAVIKIRVESGDSYNTINRPSPSLIIITSGQGEVCDTEPVSARPGVVVFLKASRQLTLTPKDGNHLEAYQAICNV, encoded by the exons ATGGAATTGAAATGCAAAGTTCAAAATTATGACTGGGGGAAGCTGGGCCGAGAGAGTACAGTGGCTAAATTAGTGTCTCAAGCACACCCTGAAGAAAGTATTGATGATAGTAAGCCATATGCTGAGTTGTGGATGGGCACCCATCCAAATGGTCCATCACTTATTATTGAGAGAGGTATTCTTTTGTCGGAGTATATAAAAGCCAATCTAGATGCCATTGGACCTGAGGTGCGGAAGCAATTCGGTGTTGCCGTTCCGTTTCTGTTGAAGATCTTGTCAGTTCGGAAAGCCTTATCTATACAGGCACACCCTAAAAAG GAACATGCTGAAGAGCTTCATAAGAACTTCCCTGACATCTACAAAGATCCAAACCACAAGCCTGAGCTGGCCATAGCTCTGACACCATTTGAGGCTCTCTGTGGCTTCCGGCCATTATCAGAGATCAAGACCTTCCTTTCAA agTTGCCAGAACTGACGAGCATACTGTCCAAGGAGAGTGTAGATGTATTACAGGCGTGTGAAGGACAGGGAGACAATGACAAAGTCCTGAGAGATGTGTTCCACTCTCTGATGACTTCTGACAAGACTGCTATAGCTAATAGCCTTCAAAGTTTACTGACGAGACTGGAGAATGAAG ACACATCAACCCAAACCTCCCTACTGCTCCCGTTGTTAAGGAGGCTCCACACAGACTACCCGGGTGACGTTGGCTGCTGGGCGCCATACTTCATGAACTACCTGCAGCTGCGGCCGGGCCACGCCGTCTTTTTGAAACCTAATTTACCTCACGCGTATATTAGTGgcg ATTGCGTGGAATGCATGGCATGCTCCGACAACGTGGTTCGCGCGGGCCTCACTCCAAAACTAATCGACGTGGCGACGCTGGTGTCCATGTTGGACTACTCCAGCTACGCGCCGGACCAGCTGCTGTTCACGCCGCAACTAGAAGACGCCAACAGCTGCATCTGGCGCCCGCCCGTCAAGGACTTCGCTGTCATTAAAATCAGG GTAGAATCAGGGGACTCCTACAACACGATTAACCGTCCAAGTCCGAGTCTGATAATCATCACGTCAGGGCAGGGCGAGGTGTGTGACACGGAGCCGGTAAGCGCTCGGCCCGGCGTCGTGGTGTTCCTGAAAGCCAGTCGACAGCTCACACTCACGCCTAAAGACGGGAACCATTTGGAAGCTTACCAGGCTATATGTAACGTGTGA
- the LOC126370408 gene encoding uncharacterized protein LOC126370408, translated as MSTSCKEQKAQINCGVGGTMQRNAAVLTVVCIMMCLTFNYTFPLHRKTSREPDRNQDLYYANASISPTDNHEFNIPTHRDTIADRSKKMASNFENALRRIKDSTQDLGRNIYDHMSSGFRPQKNILNEEDLRHYEQMVIMKKYPYLDLKELDTKYSPSKNTRQSLKFEQSANIEIDPGIWEPLEEGPNVEITNRGLTGFAIPPELSRHVSMLETKTKLNYLNPNDKPDDVSKISKKSSKKEILGSLKDDIKEYVEKKSNKLE; from the exons ATGTCAACCTCTTGTAAAGAACAAAAAGCTCAAATTAACTGTGGCGTTGGTGGTACGATGCAGAGAAATGCGGCAGTGTTGACCGTTGTATGTATAATGATGTGCCTCACCTTCAACTACACGTTTCCTCTTCATCGAAAGACATCGCGGGAACCGGACAGGAATCAGGACCTTTACTACGCCAACG cATCAATATCGCCAACCGATAACCATGAATTTAACATACCTACGCATCGTGATACCATCGCCGATCGCAGCAAAAAAATGGCATCGAATTTCGAAAATGCTCTAAGACGAATTAAAGATTCAACCCAAGACCTAGGCAGAAATATTTATGACCATATGAGCAGTGGTTTCCGACCCCAAAAGAATATCCTAAATGAAGAAGATCTTCGACATTACGAGCAGATGGTCATTATGAAAAAATATCCGTATTTGGACCTAAAGGAATTGGACACAAAGTACAGCCCTTCAAAAAATACTAGACAAAGCCTAAAATTTGAACAAAGCGCAAATATAGAAATTGACCCTGGAATATGGGAGCCGTTAGAAGAAGGGCCAAACGTAGAGATCACCAACAGAGGTCTTACGGGGTTCGCCATACCGCCTGAGCTCTCCAGGCATGTGAGCATGCTTGAAACTAAAaccaaattaaattacttaaacccCAACGACAAACCAGATGATGTTTCAAAAATATCAAAGAAATCTTCAAAGAAGGAGATACTCGGAAGTCTCAAAGACGATATAAAAGAATATGTAGAAAAAAAGAGTAATAAACTTGAGTAA
- the LOC126370409 gene encoding uncharacterized protein LOC126370409 encodes MSEEIKSNNNQSDTTTIRTPRPSSPRKFFARLYGHLEEPKATVVEAAQGFESESSSDVEVEDREVEQVRSPPLWPPPPLPLCPRPMLLPHQQLAFGAGLAAFLRDDLSGLYILGLVFMSKKNIPE; translated from the exons ATGAGTgaagaaataaaatcaaataacaaTCAAAGCGATACAACAACAATCCGGACGCCGCGTCCGTCTTCGCCGCGAAAGTTCTTCGCGCGACTTTACGGGCACCTTGAGGAGCCAAAGGCGACTGTGGTGGAAGCCGCTCAGGGTTTCGAGAGCGAGTCGTCTTCGGACGTGGAGGTGGAGGACAGGGAGGTGGAGCAGGTCAGGAGCCCCCCACTTTGGccaccgccgccgctgccgctgtgcCCGCGGCCGATGCTCTTGCCGCACCAGCAGCTCGCTTTCGGGGCTGGACTAGCTGCCTTTT TGAGGGATGATTTAAGTGGTCTCTACATTTTAGGACTTGTGTTCATGTCTAAAAAGAATATTCCAGAATGA